One Larimichthys crocea isolate SSNF unplaced genomic scaffold, L_crocea_2.0 scaffold83, whole genome shotgun sequence genomic window carries:
- the syde1 gene encoding rho GTPase-activating protein SYDE1 isoform X2, translating to MAEPLLKRTFSRLRGKDRSRRKTDPKLSGEQLQTLNIVNSSNVPVKSDAVLQTSSSPSSPSMATTRTAADPDPPSPPRNHITVAKKQSWARQGSAAPPTILPSSHAPRTSERPSHDAPGQVWSQRLAQDKTEQCADRMTGSSCAPVSSTTVHQEVLHPPGGSPDAPSTSVTSVSNKSGQRAYLQSLDRSSRAWVLSSGKVQASDEACGRQEQSGSNIWYNPIPEEEDGGGGARREEEVWRRRDEREEGAATRRVGPGDTRAETGGMWFGSADGDCPLEGANPSVSHHAGDITAERTDHPPSDSSPASQKKGGVSGSVMDRLRSPGTVRKLSMKMKKLPELRRKLSLRSSRTHRHGNDTRGGGDESTSTNTTSSSANQNVISRYHLDSSAPPARPLRRSSRGRSASKGGYLSDGDSPELLPRQQAPPLTSSQETACDVSSFRLYVGSDPQRCSQRVTGLLTVHLLGLEEMKTSRSEDSKEVFLAIQIDGATRARTALLTLRGSALSLNHAFHLELERARQLRIVVLTPAGPQAAGRSRSGTDPGRTSGGPTRNRVCCLGGVSIPPLFKGSRSQQLCVKLEPRGLLYVKLSLQEKWDTQPSCDTSVPANVFGVELHHLVEKEGSASPIPLLIQKSVAEIERRGLKVVGLYRLCGSAAVKKELRDWFERNSSAVCLSEDLYPDINVITGILKDYLRELPSQLITRTLYQVVREAMTLRPPPAPPATPDPQLAQSTVELLSCLPPPERATLSLLLDHLSLVASFSSSNRMTHQNLAVCFGPVLLTPTQEAWRAGGGGRGGRGGGKGFGHGEEIASAVDFKRHIEALHYLLQLWPVPTHRVPVDDHIDLRPSPILPPNLLSQQQRHPALRLALPQNREEEVVVSRRGRGGLARLESPPPINRYAGDWSICGRDLLSGQEADYDEVAGSESDGGSGDEDVGKKQSWSSSGGGGGLYVDDFMDFDAPFNCRLSLKDFDTLIHDLDRELAKQINICL from the exons ATGGCTGAGCCCCTGCTCAAGAGGACCTTCTCTAGGCTGAGAGGCAAAGACAGATCCCGCAGGAAGACCGACCCCAAACTGAGCGGTGAGCAGCTGCAGACGTTAAACATCGTCAACAGTTCAA ATGTTCCCGTGAAGTCGGACGCTGTCCTCCAGACGTCTTCATCACCGTCATCACCATCCATGGCGACCACTCGGACAGCAGCTGACCCTGACCCGCCCTCACCGCCACGGAACCACATCACAGTCGCTAAGAAACAGTCGTGGGCACGACAGGGGTCTGCGGCTCCGCCCACCATCCTGCCCTCAAGCCACGCCCCCAGAACCTCCGAGCGACCATCCCATGATGCACCTGGGCAAGTGTGGAGTCAGAGGCTGGCACAGGATAAG ACGGAGCAGTGTGCTGACAGGATGACCGGCTCCTCCTGTGCTCCAGTCAGCTCGACGACAGTCCACCAGGAGGTGCTCCATCCACCAGGAGGTTCCCCTGATGCGCCCTCCACCTCCGTCACCTCCGTCAGCAACAAATCAGGCCAGCGTGCGTATCTACAAAGCCTGGATCGGAGCAGTCGAGCCTGGGTGCTGTCTTCAGGAAAGGTCCAGGCTTCAGATGAGGCCTGTGGGCGGCAGGAGCAGAGCGGCAGCAACATCTGGTACAACCCGATccctgaggaggaggacggaggaggaggtgcacgaagggaggaggaggtgtggaggaggagggatgagagggaggaaggagcaGCAACAAGGAGGGTGGGGCCAGGAGATACCAGAGCCGAGACGGGAGGCATGTGGTTCGGGTCAGCTGATGGCGACTGTCCACTGGAAGGCGCCAACCCGAGTGTTAGCCACCATGCTGGTGACATCACAGCAGAGCGCACAG ACCACCCCCCCTCAGACTCTAGCCCCGCCTCCCAGAAGAAAGGGGGCGTGTCCGGCAGTGTAATGGACAGGCTGAGGTCTCCAGGTACGGTGAGGAAACTCTccatgaagatgaagaaactTCCAGAGCTACGCCGCAAACTCAGCCTCCGCTCCTCACGCACCCATCGCCACGGAAACGACACCAGAGGGGGCGGAGACGAGTCGACGAGTACAAACACAACGTcatcatcagccaatcagaatgtAATCAGCAGATATCACCTGGATAGCTCCGCCCCTCCAGCCAGACCTCTGCGGCGATCATCGAGAGGACGCTCGGCGAGCAAAGGAG GTTACCTTAGTGACGGGGACTCCCCTGAGCTGCTGCCACGGCAACAGGCCCCTCCCCTCACAAGTTCCCAGGAAACGGCGTGTGACGTCAGTTCCTTCCGACTGTACGTGGGCTCTGATCCACAGCGATGCAGCCAGAGGGTGACAGGTTTACTGACCGTCCACCTGTTGGGCCTGGAGGAGATGAAGACCAGCAG GTCCGAGGACAGTAAGGAGGTCTTCCTCGCCATCCAGATCGACGGGGCGACGAGAGCGAGGACCGCCCTCCTGACCCTGCGAGGCTCCGCCCTCTCATTAAACCACGCCTTCCACTTGGAGCTGGAGCGAGCCCGCCAGCTCCGCATCGTCGTCCTAACACCAG CCGGTCCACAGGCAGCCGGCAGGTCGAGATCAGGGACGGACCCGGGTCGGACTTCAGGCGGTCCAACAAGAAACAGAGTGTGCTGTCTCGGTGGAGTCTCTATCCCTCCACTCTTTAAAG GGAGTCGGAGTCAGCAGCTCTGCGTGAAGCTCGAGCCCAGAGGACTTCTCTATGTCAAACTGTCTCTGCAGGAGAAGTGGGACACTCAG CCCAGCTGTGACACATCAGTGCCTGCTAATGTGTTTGGAGTTGAACTGCACCACCTGGTGGAGAAAGAAGGATCTGCATCCCCAATCCCTCTGCTGATCCAGAAATCTGTGGCAGAGATCGAACGAAGAGGACTGAAG GTGGTTGGTCTGTACAGACTGTGTGGTTCTGCAGCTGTGAAGAAGGAGCTCAGGGATTGGTTTGAGAGGAACAGTTCAGCTGTGTGCCTCAGCGAGGACCTCTACCCCGACATCAACGTCATCACAG GTATACTGAAGGACTACCTGCGGGAGCTGCCGTCTCAGCTCATCACCAGGACTCTATATCAGGTTGTCAGGGAGGCCATGACCCTACGACCcccacctgcaccacctgcGACCCCTGATCCTCAGCTGGCCCAGAGCactgtggagctgctgtccTGTCTACCACCTCCAGAGAGG gccACCTTGTCTCTGTTGCTGGACCACCTTAGCCTGGTGGCATCCTTCAGCTCATCCAACCGGATGACCCATCAGAACCTCGCCGTCTGCTTTGGCCCAGTGCTCCTCACCCCGACCCAGGAGGCctggagagcaggaggaggagggaggggaggaagaggaggagggaaaggatTTGGTCACGGTGAGGAGATAGCGAGTGCGGTGGACTTCAAACGACATATCGAGGCGCTGCACtacctgctgcagctgtggccAG TGCCGACCCACCGAGTCCCAGTAGATGACCACATCGACCTGCGTCCGTCCCCCATCCTTCCCCCGAACCTCTTAAGTCAGCAGCAGCGACATCCTGCACTGCGATTGGCTCTGCCCCAGAACCGAGAGGAGGAGGTAGTGGTGTCACGTCGTGGCCGTGGCGGTCTAGCCCGGTTGGAGAGTCCACCACCAATCAACCGGTACGCCGGAGACTGGAGCATCTGTGGTCGAGATCTTCTGTCCGGACAGGAGGCCGATTATGACGAGGTGGCAGGAAGTGAGAGTGACGGAG GCAGCGGGGATGAGGATGTGGGGAAGAAGCAGTCGTGGTCTTCAtccggaggaggtggaggtctgTATGTGGACGACTTCATGGATTTTGACGCTCCGTTTAACTGCCGACTCAGTCTGAAGGACTTCGATACTCTTATCCATGACCTGGACCGAGAGCTGGCCAAACAGATCAACATCTGTCTgtag
- the syde1 gene encoding rho GTPase-activating protein SYDE1 isoform X1: MAEPLLKRTFSRLRGKDRSRRKTDPKLSGEQLQTLNIVNSSNVPVKSDAVLQTSSSPSSPSMATTRTAADPDPPSPPRNHITVAKKQSWARQGSAAPPTILPSSHAPRTSERPSHDAPGQVWSQRLAQDKTEQCADRMTGSSCAPVSSTTVHQEVLHPPGGSPDAPSTSVTSVSNKSGQRAYLQSLDRSSRAWVLSSGKVQASDEACGRQEQSGSNIWYNPIPEEEDGGGGARREEEVWRRRDEREEGAATRRVGPGDTRAETGGMWFGSADGDCPLEGANPSVSHHAGDITAERTDHPPSDSSPASQKKGGVSGSVMDRLRSPGTVRKLSMKMKKLPELRRKLSLRSSRTHRHGNDTRGGGDESTSTNTTSSSANQNVISRYHLDSSAPPARPLRRSSRGRSASKGGYLSDGDSPELLPRQQAPPLTSSQETACDVSSFRLYVGSDPQRCSQRVTGLLTVHLLGLEEMKTSRSEDSKEVFLAIQIDGATRARTALLTLRGSALSLNHAFHLELERARQLRIVVLTPAAGPQAAGRSRSGTDPGRTSGGPTRNRVCCLGGVSIPPLFKGSRSQQLCVKLEPRGLLYVKLSLQEKWDTQPSCDTSVPANVFGVELHHLVEKEGSASPIPLLIQKSVAEIERRGLKVVGLYRLCGSAAVKKELRDWFERNSSAVCLSEDLYPDINVITGILKDYLRELPSQLITRTLYQVVREAMTLRPPPAPPATPDPQLAQSTVELLSCLPPPERATLSLLLDHLSLVASFSSSNRMTHQNLAVCFGPVLLTPTQEAWRAGGGGRGGRGGGKGFGHGEEIASAVDFKRHIEALHYLLQLWPVPTHRVPVDDHIDLRPSPILPPNLLSQQQRHPALRLALPQNREEEVVVSRRGRGGLARLESPPPINRYAGDWSICGRDLLSGQEADYDEVAGSESDGGSGDEDVGKKQSWSSSGGGGGLYVDDFMDFDAPFNCRLSLKDFDTLIHDLDRELAKQINICL, translated from the exons ATGGCTGAGCCCCTGCTCAAGAGGACCTTCTCTAGGCTGAGAGGCAAAGACAGATCCCGCAGGAAGACCGACCCCAAACTGAGCGGTGAGCAGCTGCAGACGTTAAACATCGTCAACAGTTCAA ATGTTCCCGTGAAGTCGGACGCTGTCCTCCAGACGTCTTCATCACCGTCATCACCATCCATGGCGACCACTCGGACAGCAGCTGACCCTGACCCGCCCTCACCGCCACGGAACCACATCACAGTCGCTAAGAAACAGTCGTGGGCACGACAGGGGTCTGCGGCTCCGCCCACCATCCTGCCCTCAAGCCACGCCCCCAGAACCTCCGAGCGACCATCCCATGATGCACCTGGGCAAGTGTGGAGTCAGAGGCTGGCACAGGATAAG ACGGAGCAGTGTGCTGACAGGATGACCGGCTCCTCCTGTGCTCCAGTCAGCTCGACGACAGTCCACCAGGAGGTGCTCCATCCACCAGGAGGTTCCCCTGATGCGCCCTCCACCTCCGTCACCTCCGTCAGCAACAAATCAGGCCAGCGTGCGTATCTACAAAGCCTGGATCGGAGCAGTCGAGCCTGGGTGCTGTCTTCAGGAAAGGTCCAGGCTTCAGATGAGGCCTGTGGGCGGCAGGAGCAGAGCGGCAGCAACATCTGGTACAACCCGATccctgaggaggaggacggaggaggaggtgcacgaagggaggaggaggtgtggaggaggagggatgagagggaggaaggagcaGCAACAAGGAGGGTGGGGCCAGGAGATACCAGAGCCGAGACGGGAGGCATGTGGTTCGGGTCAGCTGATGGCGACTGTCCACTGGAAGGCGCCAACCCGAGTGTTAGCCACCATGCTGGTGACATCACAGCAGAGCGCACAG ACCACCCCCCCTCAGACTCTAGCCCCGCCTCCCAGAAGAAAGGGGGCGTGTCCGGCAGTGTAATGGACAGGCTGAGGTCTCCAGGTACGGTGAGGAAACTCTccatgaagatgaagaaactTCCAGAGCTACGCCGCAAACTCAGCCTCCGCTCCTCACGCACCCATCGCCACGGAAACGACACCAGAGGGGGCGGAGACGAGTCGACGAGTACAAACACAACGTcatcatcagccaatcagaatgtAATCAGCAGATATCACCTGGATAGCTCCGCCCCTCCAGCCAGACCTCTGCGGCGATCATCGAGAGGACGCTCGGCGAGCAAAGGAG GTTACCTTAGTGACGGGGACTCCCCTGAGCTGCTGCCACGGCAACAGGCCCCTCCCCTCACAAGTTCCCAGGAAACGGCGTGTGACGTCAGTTCCTTCCGACTGTACGTGGGCTCTGATCCACAGCGATGCAGCCAGAGGGTGACAGGTTTACTGACCGTCCACCTGTTGGGCCTGGAGGAGATGAAGACCAGCAG GTCCGAGGACAGTAAGGAGGTCTTCCTCGCCATCCAGATCGACGGGGCGACGAGAGCGAGGACCGCCCTCCTGACCCTGCGAGGCTCCGCCCTCTCATTAAACCACGCCTTCCACTTGGAGCTGGAGCGAGCCCGCCAGCTCCGCATCGTCGTCCTAACACCAG CAGCCGGTCCACAGGCAGCCGGCAGGTCGAGATCAGGGACGGACCCGGGTCGGACTTCAGGCGGTCCAACAAGAAACAGAGTGTGCTGTCTCGGTGGAGTCTCTATCCCTCCACTCTTTAAAG GGAGTCGGAGTCAGCAGCTCTGCGTGAAGCTCGAGCCCAGAGGACTTCTCTATGTCAAACTGTCTCTGCAGGAGAAGTGGGACACTCAG CCCAGCTGTGACACATCAGTGCCTGCTAATGTGTTTGGAGTTGAACTGCACCACCTGGTGGAGAAAGAAGGATCTGCATCCCCAATCCCTCTGCTGATCCAGAAATCTGTGGCAGAGATCGAACGAAGAGGACTGAAG GTGGTTGGTCTGTACAGACTGTGTGGTTCTGCAGCTGTGAAGAAGGAGCTCAGGGATTGGTTTGAGAGGAACAGTTCAGCTGTGTGCCTCAGCGAGGACCTCTACCCCGACATCAACGTCATCACAG GTATACTGAAGGACTACCTGCGGGAGCTGCCGTCTCAGCTCATCACCAGGACTCTATATCAGGTTGTCAGGGAGGCCATGACCCTACGACCcccacctgcaccacctgcGACCCCTGATCCTCAGCTGGCCCAGAGCactgtggagctgctgtccTGTCTACCACCTCCAGAGAGG gccACCTTGTCTCTGTTGCTGGACCACCTTAGCCTGGTGGCATCCTTCAGCTCATCCAACCGGATGACCCATCAGAACCTCGCCGTCTGCTTTGGCCCAGTGCTCCTCACCCCGACCCAGGAGGCctggagagcaggaggaggagggaggggaggaagaggaggagggaaaggatTTGGTCACGGTGAGGAGATAGCGAGTGCGGTGGACTTCAAACGACATATCGAGGCGCTGCACtacctgctgcagctgtggccAG TGCCGACCCACCGAGTCCCAGTAGATGACCACATCGACCTGCGTCCGTCCCCCATCCTTCCCCCGAACCTCTTAAGTCAGCAGCAGCGACATCCTGCACTGCGATTGGCTCTGCCCCAGAACCGAGAGGAGGAGGTAGTGGTGTCACGTCGTGGCCGTGGCGGTCTAGCCCGGTTGGAGAGTCCACCACCAATCAACCGGTACGCCGGAGACTGGAGCATCTGTGGTCGAGATCTTCTGTCCGGACAGGAGGCCGATTATGACGAGGTGGCAGGAAGTGAGAGTGACGGAG GCAGCGGGGATGAGGATGTGGGGAAGAAGCAGTCGTGGTCTTCAtccggaggaggtggaggtctgTATGTGGACGACTTCATGGATTTTGACGCTCCGTTTAACTGCCGACTCAGTCTGAAGGACTTCGATACTCTTATCCATGACCTGGACCGAGAGCTGGCCAAACAGATCAACATCTGTCTgtag
- the syde1 gene encoding rho GTPase-activating protein SYDE1 isoform X3, with product MAEPLLKRTFSRLRGKDRSRRKTDPKLSDVPVKSDAVLQTSSSPSSPSMATTRTAADPDPPSPPRNHITVAKKQSWARQGSAAPPTILPSSHAPRTSERPSHDAPGQVWSQRLAQDKTEQCADRMTGSSCAPVSSTTVHQEVLHPPGGSPDAPSTSVTSVSNKSGQRAYLQSLDRSSRAWVLSSGKVQASDEACGRQEQSGSNIWYNPIPEEEDGGGGARREEEVWRRRDEREEGAATRRVGPGDTRAETGGMWFGSADGDCPLEGANPSVSHHAGDITAERTDHPPSDSSPASQKKGGVSGSVMDRLRSPGTVRKLSMKMKKLPELRRKLSLRSSRTHRHGNDTRGGGDESTSTNTTSSSANQNVISRYHLDSSAPPARPLRRSSRGRSASKGGYLSDGDSPELLPRQQAPPLTSSQETACDVSSFRLYVGSDPQRCSQRVTGLLTVHLLGLEEMKTSRSEDSKEVFLAIQIDGATRARTALLTLRGSALSLNHAFHLELERARQLRIVVLTPAAGPQAAGRSRSGTDPGRTSGGPTRNRVCCLGGVSIPPLFKGSRSQQLCVKLEPRGLLYVKLSLQEKWDTQPSCDTSVPANVFGVELHHLVEKEGSASPIPLLIQKSVAEIERRGLKVVGLYRLCGSAAVKKELRDWFERNSSAVCLSEDLYPDINVITGILKDYLRELPSQLITRTLYQVVREAMTLRPPPAPPATPDPQLAQSTVELLSCLPPPERATLSLLLDHLSLVASFSSSNRMTHQNLAVCFGPVLLTPTQEAWRAGGGGRGGRGGGKGFGHGEEIASAVDFKRHIEALHYLLQLWPVPTHRVPVDDHIDLRPSPILPPNLLSQQQRHPALRLALPQNREEEVVVSRRGRGGLARLESPPPINRYAGDWSICGRDLLSGQEADYDEVAGSESDGGSGDEDVGKKQSWSSSGGGGGLYVDDFMDFDAPFNCRLSLKDFDTLIHDLDRELAKQINICL from the exons ATGGCTGAGCCCCTGCTCAAGAGGACCTTCTCTAGGCTGAGAGGCAAAGACAGATCCCGCAGGAAGACCGACCCCAAACTGAGCG ATGTTCCCGTGAAGTCGGACGCTGTCCTCCAGACGTCTTCATCACCGTCATCACCATCCATGGCGACCACTCGGACAGCAGCTGACCCTGACCCGCCCTCACCGCCACGGAACCACATCACAGTCGCTAAGAAACAGTCGTGGGCACGACAGGGGTCTGCGGCTCCGCCCACCATCCTGCCCTCAAGCCACGCCCCCAGAACCTCCGAGCGACCATCCCATGATGCACCTGGGCAAGTGTGGAGTCAGAGGCTGGCACAGGATAAG ACGGAGCAGTGTGCTGACAGGATGACCGGCTCCTCCTGTGCTCCAGTCAGCTCGACGACAGTCCACCAGGAGGTGCTCCATCCACCAGGAGGTTCCCCTGATGCGCCCTCCACCTCCGTCACCTCCGTCAGCAACAAATCAGGCCAGCGTGCGTATCTACAAAGCCTGGATCGGAGCAGTCGAGCCTGGGTGCTGTCTTCAGGAAAGGTCCAGGCTTCAGATGAGGCCTGTGGGCGGCAGGAGCAGAGCGGCAGCAACATCTGGTACAACCCGATccctgaggaggaggacggaggaggaggtgcacgaagggaggaggaggtgtggaggaggagggatgagagggaggaaggagcaGCAACAAGGAGGGTGGGGCCAGGAGATACCAGAGCCGAGACGGGAGGCATGTGGTTCGGGTCAGCTGATGGCGACTGTCCACTGGAAGGCGCCAACCCGAGTGTTAGCCACCATGCTGGTGACATCACAGCAGAGCGCACAG ACCACCCCCCCTCAGACTCTAGCCCCGCCTCCCAGAAGAAAGGGGGCGTGTCCGGCAGTGTAATGGACAGGCTGAGGTCTCCAGGTACGGTGAGGAAACTCTccatgaagatgaagaaactTCCAGAGCTACGCCGCAAACTCAGCCTCCGCTCCTCACGCACCCATCGCCACGGAAACGACACCAGAGGGGGCGGAGACGAGTCGACGAGTACAAACACAACGTcatcatcagccaatcagaatgtAATCAGCAGATATCACCTGGATAGCTCCGCCCCTCCAGCCAGACCTCTGCGGCGATCATCGAGAGGACGCTCGGCGAGCAAAGGAG GTTACCTTAGTGACGGGGACTCCCCTGAGCTGCTGCCACGGCAACAGGCCCCTCCCCTCACAAGTTCCCAGGAAACGGCGTGTGACGTCAGTTCCTTCCGACTGTACGTGGGCTCTGATCCACAGCGATGCAGCCAGAGGGTGACAGGTTTACTGACCGTCCACCTGTTGGGCCTGGAGGAGATGAAGACCAGCAG GTCCGAGGACAGTAAGGAGGTCTTCCTCGCCATCCAGATCGACGGGGCGACGAGAGCGAGGACCGCCCTCCTGACCCTGCGAGGCTCCGCCCTCTCATTAAACCACGCCTTCCACTTGGAGCTGGAGCGAGCCCGCCAGCTCCGCATCGTCGTCCTAACACCAG CAGCCGGTCCACAGGCAGCCGGCAGGTCGAGATCAGGGACGGACCCGGGTCGGACTTCAGGCGGTCCAACAAGAAACAGAGTGTGCTGTCTCGGTGGAGTCTCTATCCCTCCACTCTTTAAAG GGAGTCGGAGTCAGCAGCTCTGCGTGAAGCTCGAGCCCAGAGGACTTCTCTATGTCAAACTGTCTCTGCAGGAGAAGTGGGACACTCAG CCCAGCTGTGACACATCAGTGCCTGCTAATGTGTTTGGAGTTGAACTGCACCACCTGGTGGAGAAAGAAGGATCTGCATCCCCAATCCCTCTGCTGATCCAGAAATCTGTGGCAGAGATCGAACGAAGAGGACTGAAG GTGGTTGGTCTGTACAGACTGTGTGGTTCTGCAGCTGTGAAGAAGGAGCTCAGGGATTGGTTTGAGAGGAACAGTTCAGCTGTGTGCCTCAGCGAGGACCTCTACCCCGACATCAACGTCATCACAG GTATACTGAAGGACTACCTGCGGGAGCTGCCGTCTCAGCTCATCACCAGGACTCTATATCAGGTTGTCAGGGAGGCCATGACCCTACGACCcccacctgcaccacctgcGACCCCTGATCCTCAGCTGGCCCAGAGCactgtggagctgctgtccTGTCTACCACCTCCAGAGAGG gccACCTTGTCTCTGTTGCTGGACCACCTTAGCCTGGTGGCATCCTTCAGCTCATCCAACCGGATGACCCATCAGAACCTCGCCGTCTGCTTTGGCCCAGTGCTCCTCACCCCGACCCAGGAGGCctggagagcaggaggaggagggaggggaggaagaggaggagggaaaggatTTGGTCACGGTGAGGAGATAGCGAGTGCGGTGGACTTCAAACGACATATCGAGGCGCTGCACtacctgctgcagctgtggccAG TGCCGACCCACCGAGTCCCAGTAGATGACCACATCGACCTGCGTCCGTCCCCCATCCTTCCCCCGAACCTCTTAAGTCAGCAGCAGCGACATCCTGCACTGCGATTGGCTCTGCCCCAGAACCGAGAGGAGGAGGTAGTGGTGTCACGTCGTGGCCGTGGCGGTCTAGCCCGGTTGGAGAGTCCACCACCAATCAACCGGTACGCCGGAGACTGGAGCATCTGTGGTCGAGATCTTCTGTCCGGACAGGAGGCCGATTATGACGAGGTGGCAGGAAGTGAGAGTGACGGAG GCAGCGGGGATGAGGATGTGGGGAAGAAGCAGTCGTGGTCTTCAtccggaggaggtggaggtctgTATGTGGACGACTTCATGGATTTTGACGCTCCGTTTAACTGCCGACTCAGTCTGAAGGACTTCGATACTCTTATCCATGACCTGGACCGAGAGCTGGCCAAACAGATCAACATCTGTCTgtag